One region of Oryza sativa Japonica Group chromosome 10, ASM3414082v1 genomic DNA includes:
- the LOC4349229 gene encoding uncharacterized protein, whose amino-acid sequence MEASPSRSDSFSHGWLRRKARPAAAAASFERLVGGEGDAVDVDGDLGHSFNGSVVSFIDMDPAELFSMRWTSLTAAAEEEEDHDDDDFDFGMPCVAGAQCSSPLLVGAGRALSDGHHHHLLLPCEPGVVVARDRTASYADAPSPSPSSPLFHSALSTPASVITTASSRRAGAGSGKARAPLLATRRILLRYLRFLVPLCRKVRSLPLRVLSPRSAKGSLAAASSSASPARRSTSSSYASAAEYWCHGNADTAVRDAILYCKKSIGQDM is encoded by the exons ATGGAGGCCTCGCCGTCACGCAGCGACAGCTTCTCACACGGTTGGCTCAGGCGgaaggcgcggccggcggcggcggcggcgtccttcgagcgcctcgtcggcggcgagggcgatgCCGTGGATGTCGACGGCGATCTCGGGCATTCGTTCAACGGCTCTGTCGTGTCGTTCATCGACATGGACCCCGCGGAGCTCTTCTCGATGCGGTGGACGTCGttgacagcggcggcggaggaggaggaggaccacgacgacgacgacttcgACTTCGGCATGCCGTGCGTCGCCGGCGCGCAGTGCTCCTCCCCGCTGCTGGTCGGcgccgggcgcgccctctccgacggccaccaccaccacctcctcctcccgtgCGAGCCGGGCGTCGTTGTGGCCCGTGACCGCACGGCGTCGTACGCCgacgcgccgtcgccgagcccgtcgtcgccgctgttCCACTCGGCGCTGAGCACGCCGGCGTCCGTGATCACCACCGCCAgctcgcgccgcgccggcgccggcagcggcAAGGCGAGGGCGCCGCTGCTGGCGACGAGGAGAATCCTTCTCAGGTACCTGCGGTTCCTCGTGCCGCTGTGCCGGAAGGTGAGGTCGCTCCCGCTGCGCGTGCTCTCGCCGCGGTCGGCCAAGGgtagcctcgccgccgcttcgTCGTCGGCGTCCCCGGCGCGGCGGTCCACGTCGAGCAGCTACGCCAGCGCGGCGGAGTACTGGTGCCACGGCAATGCCGACACCGCCGTGCGCGACGCCATCCTCTACTGCAAGAAATCCATC GGACAGGATATGTAA
- the LOC4349230 gene encoding uncharacterized protein — protein MDQKGFDGDRSESRLYVGNLDFRVSESDIIKMFSPFGKIIAEDFLWHTRGPKRGEPRGYAFVQYTTKEEAQLAKEKMNGRLVCGRPVVVHLASEKCFVDSGNSHRAMKDKKLAGGSGSKSVQTDRAAKIAAIKHKLKSLEDEGCSTKRPRFKSDDLPGSGKQSDKEC, from the exons ATG GATCAGAAGGGTTTCGACGGCGATAGGTCGGAGAGTAGGCTCTATGTGGGGAATTTGGATTTTAGGGTATCAGA GTCTGACATTATCAAGATGTTTTCTCCATTTGGGAAGATTATAGCTGAGGATTTCTTGTGGCACACACGCGGCCCGAAGCGAGGCGAGCCCCGTGGCTATGCCTTCGTTCAATACACCACCAAAGAG GAAGCACAGTTGGCGAAGGAAAAGATGAACGGCAGGTTGGTCTGTGGACGCCCTGTGGTGGTTCACCTGGCTAGTGAGAAGTGTTTCGTGGACTCCGGAAATTCCCACAGAGCAATGAAGGACAAGAAACTGGCAGGTGGTTCAGGAAGCAAATCGGTACAGACTGACCGTGCCGCGAAGATAGCTGCCATAAAGCACAAGTTGAAATCCTTAGAGGATGAGGGATGCAGTACAAAAAGACCAAGATTTAAGTCAGATGACTTGCCGGGCAGCGGCAAGCAATCTGATAAGGAGTGCTGA
- the LOC107275259 gene encoding probable receptor-like protein kinase At5g24010 yields the protein MAAIVLLLFLVVGLMPVSNGQTTPFSPRFSVYLACGAGGNVVVTSDSPQRTFVPDDGELSGKSARFSNPDASPPSPLYAAARAGTSGFSYRLSYAADAAPDGNTTLVLRLHFFPFASQSGDLLSARFSVSAMGRYVLLPPSFSPPRAGVVREFLLPSDGSGEFDVAFTPESGGLAFVNAIELFPAPQELLWKFPLTAVNTDVSPSHQALETLYRLNVGGPTVTPTGDTMWRTWLPDDSYLSPATVSAVASIQGQIIFDRAQGYTQMVAPDAVYKSQRTTNSTTSNVTWTFAVDGNSSYVVRLHFCAFEELSSVIGEGVDFNVYLMQAMGTRELKAKDYATLSSPTQAFYMDYVAVVPTAGENLTVSIGRAASSDSKKAILNGLEIMKLRAVDMTPASSSGKTSKVVVVAVTAAVLGAAVLAGVALCVLLVRRRQRRATLPVPEEEEKESVGTPWSPFTPDGEGSFGSAVVTPRRMNMKLHIPLAEIMVATGDFDDANILGVGGFGNVYRGVLRDGTRVAVKRAKRASRQGFPEFQTEILVLSSIRHRHLVSLIGYCNERSEMILVYELMAHGTLRSHLYGSDAAAATPPPLSWKQRLEICIGAAKGLHYLHTGHSDNIIHRDVKSTNILLGDGFVAKVADFGLSRVGPSTGQTHVSTAVKGSFGYLDPEYFKTRQLTDRSDVYSFGVVLFEVLCARPAIDQSLPPDEINLAEWAMQWSRRGRFDKIVDPAVAGDASTNSLRKFAETAGRCLADYGEQRPSMGDVVWNLEYCLQLQESQPSTETALDLDDSGAHLPRDIVVARRVAPLAPDASADAAGDDMSWSETASFTATGNVFSQIMSRDGR from the coding sequence ATGGCTGCGATCGTTTTGCTGCTCTTCCTTGTCGTGGGCTTGATGCCGGTTTCCAATGGGCAGACGACGCCCTTCTCCCCGCGATTCTCCGTCTACCTCGcgtgcggcgccggcgggaaCGTCGTCGTGACGTCGGACTCGCCGCAGCGGACTTTCGTCCCGGACGACGGCGAGCTGTCCGGGAAGTCCGCGAGGTTCAGCAACCCCGACGCGAGCCCGCCGTCCCCTCTctacgccgcggcgcgcgcggggacgAGCGGCTTCTCGTACCGGCTCAGCTACGCTGCCGACGCGGCGCCCGACGGCAACACCACGCTCGTCCTCCGCCTCCACTTCTTCCCCTTCGCGTCGCAGTCCGGCGACCTCCTCTCGGCGCGGTTCAGCGTCTCGGCCATGGGGAGGTACGTCCTCCTGCCTCcttccttctcgccgccgcgcgccggcgtGGTGAGGGAGTTCCTCCTCCCGTCCGATGGCTCCGGCGAGTTCGACGTCGCCTTCACGCCCGAATCAGGGGGGCTCGCCTTCGTCAACGCCATCGAGCTGTTCCCCGCGCCGCAGGAGCTTCTGTGGAAGTTCCCCCTGACGGCGGTCAACACCGACGTCTCGCCGTCGCATCAGGCGCTGGAGACGCTGTACCGGCTCAACGTCGGCGGGCCAACGGTGACGCCGACGGGCGACACCATGTGGCGAACATGGCTCCCCGACGACTCCTACCTCTCCCCGGCGACGGTCTCGGCGGTGGCCAGCATCCAGGGCCAGATCATCTTCGACCGGGCGCAGGGCTACACGCAGATGGTCGCGCCGGACGCCGTGTACAAGTCGCAGCGCACGACGAACTCGACCACGTCGAACGTGACATGGACGTTCGCCGTCGACGGCAACAGCAGCTACGTCGTCCGCCTCCACTTCTGCGCCTTCGAGGAGCTCAGCTCCGTCATCGGAGAAGGCGTCGATTTCAATGTTTATCTGATGCAAGCCATGGGTACCCGGGAATTGAAGGCCAAGGACTACGCGACGCTGAGCAGTCCGACCCAAGCTTTCTACATGGACTATGTCGCCGTGGTCCCGACCGCCGGCGAGAACCTCACGGTGAGCATCGGCAGGGCGGCGAGCAGCGACAGCAAGAAGGCGATACTGAACGGGCTGGAGATCATGAAGCTCAGAGCCGTTGATATGACTCCGGCGAGCTCGTCCGGCAAGACGAgcaaggtcgtcgtcgtagcCGTGACCGCGGCGGTGCTCGGCGCGGCGGTTCTAGCAGGTGTGGCATTGTGCGTACTGCTTGTGCGGCGGAGACAGCGGCGGGCGACGCTGCCtgtgccggaggaggaggagaaggagagcgtGGGGACGCCGTGGTCGCCGTTCACGCCGGACGGCGAGGGCTCGTTCGGCAGCGCCGTGGTCACGCCGCGGAGGATGAACATGAAGCTCCACATCCCGCTCGCCGAGATCATGGTGGCGACGGGGGACTTCGACGACGCAAACAtcctcggcgtcggcgggtTCGGGAACGTGTACCGCGGCGTGCTCCGCGACGGCACCCGCGTCGCCGTGAAGCGCGCCAAGCGCGCGTCCAGGCAGGGGTTCCCGGAGTTCCAGACTGAGATCCTGGTGCTCTCCAGcatccgccaccgccacctcgtctCGCTCATCGGCTACTGCAACGAGCGGTCGGAGATGATCCTCGTGTACGAGCTCATGGCGCACGGCACCCTGAGGAGCCACCTGTACGGctccgacgccgcggcggcgacgccgccgccgctgtcgtggAAGCAGCGGCTGGAGATCTGCATCGGCGCGGCGAAGGGGCTCCACTACCTGCACACCGGCCACTCCGATAACATCATCCACCGCGACGTCAAGTCGACGAACATCCTCCTCGGCGACGGCTTCGTGGCGAAGGTGGCCGACTTCGGGCTGTCCCGCGTCGGGCCATCGACGGGGCAGACGCACGTGAGCACGGCGGTGAAGGGCAGCTTCGGCTACCTCGACCCGGAGTACTTCAAGACGCGGCAGCTCACCGACCGCTCCGACGTCTACTCCTTCGGCGTCGTCCTCTTCGAGGTGCTGTGCGCGCGGCCGGCGATCGACCAGAGCCTCCCGCCCGACGAGATCAACCTCGCGGAGTGGGCGATGCAGTGGAGCCGGAGGGGCCGGTTCGACAAGATCGTCGacccggccgtcgccggcgacgccagcACGAACTCGCTCCGGAAGTTCGCGGAGACCGCCGGGAGGTGCCTCGCGGACTACGGCGAGCAGCGGCCGTCCATGGGCGACGTGGTGTGGAACCTCGAGTACTGCCTCCAGCTGCAGGAGAGCCAGCCGAGCACCGAGACGGCGCTGGACTTGGACGACAGCGGCGCGCACCTGCCACGGGACATCGTCGTGGCGAGGCGAGTGGCGCCGCTCGCGCCCGATGCTTCGGCGGACGCCGCCGGAGACGACATGAGCTGGTCGGAGACGGCGAGCTTCACGGCGACGGGCAACGTGTTCTCGCAGATTATGTCCCGCGATGGTAGATGA
- the LOC4349232 gene encoding uncharacterized protein, with protein sequence MVGGGGGAGEKPPASNGVHGSGKARFTLLYGLLLYVVMPVLFLYMLVAAATPFYNPRCSPESNAAMARFVVAMPNASSVNGSSPSSSSPPPTPVRPMRSADEAPTGLRHIAFGIGASSALWKSRKEYIKLWWRPGRMRGFVWMDRPVEEFYSKSSRTGLPPIMVSSDTSKFPYTHGAGSRSALRISRIVSETFRLGLPGVRWFVMGDDDTVFLPENLVHVLSQYDHRQPYYIGSPSESHIQNLIFSYGMAFGGGGFAISRALAEELAKMQDGCLHRYPALYGSDDRIHACMSELGVPLTRHPGFHQCDLWGDVLGLLGAHPVAPLVTLHHLDFLEPVFPTTPSRAGALRKLFDGPVRLDSAAVAQQSVCYDREHHWTVSVSWGFAVMVVRGVLSPREMETPMRSFLNWYKRADYTAYSFNTRPVARQPCQKPRVYYMRDSRMDRRRNVTVTEYDRHRGKQPDCRWRIPDPAALVDHIVVLKKPDPDLWKRSPRRNCCQVVSSPTKAGKNRTMTIEVGVCREGEFAKL encoded by the exons atggtgggaggaggaggaggagccggagaGAAGCCGCCGGCGTCCAATGGCGTGCACGGTTCCGGCAAGGCCAGGTTCACCCTTCTCTACGGCCTCCTCCTCTACGTCGTCATGCCGGTGCTCTTCCTGTAcatgctcgtcgccgccgccaccccgttCTACAACCCCCGCTGCTCGCCGGAGTCCAACGCCGCCATGGCACGCTTCGTCGTGGCCATGCCCAACGCCTCGTCGGTGAACGGCTCTTCACCGTCGTCTTCGTCCCCGCCTCCGACGCCGGTGAGGCCGATGCGGTCCGCGGACGAGGCGCCGACGGGGCTGCGGCACATCGCGTTCGGCATCGGCGCGTCGTCGGCGCTGTGGAAGAGCCGGAAGGAGTACATCAAGCTGTGGTGGCGGCCGGGGCGGATGCGCGGGTTCGTGTGGATGGACAGGCCGGTGGAGGAGTTCTACTCCAAGAGCTCCCGCACGGGGCTCCCGCCGATCATGGTCAGCTCCGACACGTCCAAGTTCCCCTACACCCACGGCGCCGGGAGCCGGTCGGCGCTGCGGATCTCCCGCATCGTCTCCGAGACGTTCCGGCTCGGCCTCCCCGGCGTCCGGTGGTTCGTCATGGGCGACGACGACACGGTGTTCCTCCCGGAGAACCTGGTGCACGTGCTCTCGCAGTACGACCACCGGCAGCCGTACTACATCGGGTCGCCGTCGGAGAGCCACATCCAGAACCTCATCTTCTCCTACGGCATGGCGTTCGGCGGCGGGGGCTTCGCCATCAGCCGCGCGCTCGCCGAGGAGCTCGCCAAGATGCAGGACGGTTGCCTCCACCGCTACCCGGCGCTGTACGGCAGCGACGACCGCATCCACGCGTGCATGTCGGAGCTCGGCGTGCCGCTCACGCGCCACCCGGGTTTCCACCAGTGCGACCTGTGGGGCGACGTGCTCGGCCTCCTCGGCGCCCACCCGGTGGCGCCGCTGGTGACGCTCCACCACCTCGACTTCCTCGAGCCGGTGTTCCCGACGACCCCGTCGCGCGCCGGCGCGCTGCGCAAGCTGTTCGACGGGCCGGTGCGGCTGgactcggcggcggtggcgcagcaGTCGGTGTGCTACGACCGGGAGCACCACTGGACGGTGTCGGTGTCGTGGGGGTTCGCCGTGATGGTGGTGCGCGGCGTGCTGTCGCCGCGGGAGATGGAGACGCCGATGCGCTCCTTCCTCAACTGGTACAAGCGCGCCGACTACACGGCCTACTCGTTCAACACGCGGCCCGTGGCGAGGCAGCCGTGCCAGAAGCCTCGCGTCTACTACATGCGCGACTCCCGGATGGACCGCCGCCGCAACGTCACCGTCACGGAGTACGACCGCCACCGCGGCAAGCAGCCCGACTGCCGGTGGCGCATCCCCGaccccgccgccctcgtcgacCACATCGTCGTCCTCAAGAAACCCGACCCCGACCTCTGGAAAAGG TCGCCGAGGAGGAATTGCTGCCAGGTGGTGTCGTCGCCGACGAAGGCAGGGAAAAACCGGACGATGACCATCGAGGTCGGCGTGTGCAGGGAAGGCGAGTTCGCCAAGCTTTAA